Sequence from the Thermocoleostomius sinensis A174 genome:
ACGGCAATGGGTTCTTCTTTCGATTTAAGTCAACAGAATATGAGTGCTGATTTTGCAACAGATCGGGATATCGATCGCTCGTTGGCGGCCTACGACTATGAACTGCCCGCCGATCGCATTGCCCAAAATCCGGTCGTACCTAGAGATAGTTCGCGCTTGCTGGTAGTGGATGCACCACCTCAATTTCGCCACTGTGTGTTTCGTGACTTGCCAACTTTGCTGCGATCGGGCGATTTGTTGGTTCTCAACGATACGCAGGTGATTCCGGCTCGGTTGTATGGCCACAAGGTGGATCGTACCAAAATTGCAGATGGAGCCAAGGTAGAAGTGTTGCTACTAGAAGAACAGAAGCCTCACTGTTGGCTTGCCCTGGTCAAACCAGGTAAACGCTTGAAACCCGGAGCAAAGATTGAGTTTGCCGATCGTCTCACGGCACAAGTGGTGGCAATTGACACAGACACCGGGGGACGTTTGCTGCAATTTAATTTGCCCACTGAACAATCGTTGTTGCCTTGGCTATCGCAACGGGGAGTTGTGCCACTGCCGCCCTATATCACGAACTCGGAAGCTGACCCAGAGCAATATCAGACGGTGTATGCTAAACGTCCAGGGTCGGCGGCGGCTCCTACGGCTGGATTACACTTCACACCGGAGCTATTCGATCGCCTACAAGCCAAGGGCATTTCGCACGTAACCTTAACATTACATGTGGGGGTGGGAACGTTTCGCCCAGTCGAATCGGATGACATCACCCAGCACAAAATGCATGGTGAGTGGCTAGAAGTCTCGCCATCTGTGGTAGAAGCAATCCAGCAAACCAAAGCCAACGGGGGACGGGTGATTGCAGTTGGGACAACCGCTGTTCGATCGCTGGAGGCTGCGGCCCAAACCGGAACCCTTCAACCCTACTGCGGCAAAACTGAACTATTTATCTATCCTGGCTATCAGTGGCGTGTGGTGGATGGACTGATCACGAACTTTCACCTACCTAAATCAAGCCTGATGATGTTAGTTAGTGCCTTAATTGGACGACAGCGCTTGTTAGCGTTATACCAAGAAGCGATCGATCAGCACTACCGTTTCTACTCGTTTGGAGATGCCATGTTGATTCTGCCCGAAGCAACAACATGAACGTTGAAG
This genomic interval carries:
- the queA gene encoding tRNA preQ1(34) S-adenosylmethionine ribosyltransferase-isomerase QueA, coding for MSADFATDRDIDRSLAAYDYELPADRIAQNPVVPRDSSRLLVVDAPPQFRHCVFRDLPTLLRSGDLLVLNDTQVIPARLYGHKVDRTKIADGAKVEVLLLEEQKPHCWLALVKPGKRLKPGAKIEFADRLTAQVVAIDTDTGGRLLQFNLPTEQSLLPWLSQRGVVPLPPYITNSEADPEQYQTVYAKRPGSAAAPTAGLHFTPELFDRLQAKGISHVTLTLHVGVGTFRPVESDDITQHKMHGEWLEVSPSVVEAIQQTKANGGRVIAVGTTAVRSLEAAAQTGTLQPYCGKTELFIYPGYQWRVVDGLITNFHLPKSSLMMLVSALIGRQRLLALYQEAIDQHYRFYSFGDAMLILPEATT